From a region of the Hypanus sabinus isolate sHypSab1 chromosome 2, sHypSab1.hap1, whole genome shotgun sequence genome:
- the LOC132403698 gene encoding probable G-protein coupled receptor 148, whose amino-acid sequence MSLLGEEAATEQYSINVSHTAELRALCNLAQRSFLAMSQQGMNGLVIPLAVCLFASLLATPLVLMAIFSNSSLRQETRYLLLANTMTNDLIYSILNTFVAILNTVRAGMPKVVCELILFLLTVAYSNGILTITAMVVDTYVAIGWPLHYPLLLSRSRAIKIIACIWIISVSLSSVLLIIMLWTQKNPFSSFTMCVAPLVLLSSPFGAFLLKCSFGIVFLYFLTCLVLISSFYIMLYCKTKTLGIWVNNSRAKQTYLIHSVLLLLYFSPLAVLVVGVVIYGMHPTETQAAIWIIVSVNDILMLPKAVSPYVYGLRYREITNTIRSFFTLKSKTQVRPL is encoded by the coding sequence ACAGAGCAGTACTCCATAAATGTCTCCCACACTGCAGAACTCCGTGCCTTATGTAACCTGGCCCAGAGATCATTTCTTGCTATGTCTCAGCAGGGAATGAATGGTTTGGTCATTCCTCTTGCTGTCTGTCTTTTCGCCTCCCTGCTGGCCACTCCTCTGGTCCTGATGGCCATCTTTTCAAACAGCAGTCTACGCCAGGAGACTAGGTACCTTCTGCTTGCCAACACTATGACAAAtgatttaatctattcaatactgaACACCTTTGTTGCTATCCTCAATACAGTGAGAGCTGGAATGCCCAAAGTAGTTTGTGAATTGATCTTGTTCCTGCTAACTGTGGCATATTCGAATGGAATTCTAACAATCACTGCTATGGTGGTGGACACCTACGTGGCCATTGGCTGGCCCCTTCACTATCCACTACTTTTATCCCGTTCAAGAGCAATTAAGATAATTGCTTGCATATGGATTATCTCCGTCAGCCTTTCTTCTGTTCTGCTCATAATAATGCTGTGGACACAGAAGAATCCATTTTCCTCGTTCACAATGTGTGTGGCACCCTTGGTGCTTTTGTCTTCTCCATTTGGAGCATTTTTGTTAAAATGTTCTTTTGGTATTGTATTCCTCTATTTTCTAACGTGCTTAGTACTGATATCAAGTTTCTATATAATGCTATACTGCAAAACAAAGACATTGGGCATATGGGTGAACAACTCAAGGGCAAAACAGACCTATCTCATCCATTCAGTGTTGTTGCTTCTTTATTTCTCCCCTCTGGCTGTGCTGGTAGTCGGGGTAGTGATCTATGGAATGCACCCGACTGAGACCCAGGCAGCAATCTGGATCATTGTGTCAGTAAATGATATTCTGATGTTACCAAAAGCCGTGAGCCCCTATGTTTATGGGCTGAGATATCGAGAGATTACAAACACAATTCGATCATTCTTCACTCTGAAGTCGAAAACTCAAGTAAGGCCACTGTGA